One Osmerus eperlanus chromosome 16, fOsmEpe2.1, whole genome shotgun sequence DNA segment encodes these proteins:
- the LOC134037007 gene encoding WD repeat-containing protein 37 isoform X2: MPVESGSSAAARQAKQKRKSHSLSIRRTNSTEQERTGLQRDMLEGQDSKLPLSLRSNLLDLFGQIEREFENLYIENIELRREIETLNDRLTAEGQTIEGGDLTKGALKAKASHSTSQLSQKLKTTYKASTSKIVSSFKATTSRAVCQLVKEYVGHRDGIWDLSVTRTQPVVLGTASADHTAMLWSIETGKCLLKYVGHQGSVNSIKFHPTEQMALTASGDQTAHIWRYMVQLPTPQPVADISVPCEDDIDFSDKDEAEGDAEGPNECPSVRVAVTTLRSHQGVVIAADWLVGGKQVVTASWDRAANLYDVETSELVHTLTGHDQELTHCCTHPTQRLVVTSSRDTTFRLWDFRDPSIHSVNVFQGHTDTVTSAVFTVGDNVVSGSDDRTVKVWDLKNMRSPIATIRTDSAVNRISVSVNQRIIALPHDNRQVRLFDMSGVRLARLPRSNRQGHRRMVCCSAWCEDNASCNLFSCGFDRQAIGWNINIPALLQEK; this comes from the exons atgCCTGTAGAAAGTGGAAGCAGTGCTGCCGCCCGTCAGGCCAAACAGAAGCGCAAGTCCCACAGCCTGTCCATCCGCAGGACCAACAGCACCGAGCAGGAACGCACAGGCTTGCAGAGAGACATGCTGGAGGGACAG GATTCCAAACTGCCCTTGTCATTGAGGAGCAATCTTCTGGACCTGTTTGGCCAGATTGAGAGGGAGTTTGAAAACCTCTACATTGAAAACATTGAGT TGCGCAGAGAGATCGAAACCCTCAATGATCGCTTAACGGCTGAAGGTCAAACCATTGAAGGGGGAGACCTCACCAAGGGAGCCCTTAAAGCAAAAG CGAGTCATAGCACAAGCCAACTGTCTCAAAAACTGAAGACCACCTACAAGGCTTCTACAAGCAAG ATTGTGTCCAGTTTCAAAGCCACCACATCCAGGGCCGTGTGCCAGTTGGTGAAGGAGTACGTGGGCCACAGGGATGGCATCTGGGACCTGAGTGTCACCAGGACCCAGCCCGTGGTGCTGGGGACCGCATCAGCAG ATCACACTGCTATGCTGTGGAGCATTGAGACGGGGAAATGCCTGCTCAAATACGTGGGTCACCAGGGATCAG TCAACTCTATAAAGTTCCATCCCACTGAGCAGATGGCTCTTACAG CCTCTGGTGACCAGACGGCCCATATCTGGAGATACATGGTGCAGCTACCCACCCCTCAGCCTGTTGCAGACATCAGT GTGCCCTGCGAGGACGACATCGACTTCTCGGACAAGGACGAGGCGGAGGGAGACGCCGAGGGCCCTAACGAGTGTCCGTCTGTGCGCGTGGCCGTGACCACCCTCAGGAGCCACCAGGGCGTGGTCATCGCCGCCGACTGGCTGGTGGGGGGCAAGCAGGTGGTCACTGCCTCCTGGGACCGCGCTGCCAATCTCTACGACGTGGAGACGTCCGAGCTGGTCCACACGCTGACCG gccatGACCAGGAGCTGACTCACTGCTGCACCCACCCTACCCAGCGCCTCGTGGTCACCTCGTCCAGAGACACCACCTTCCGTCTGTGGGACTTCAGAGACCCCTCCATCCACTCTGTCAACGTGTTCCAGGGACACACCGA CACGGTGACGTCAGCGGTCTTCACCGTGGGCGACAACGTGGTGTCGGGGAGCGACGATCGCACGGTCAAAGTGTGGGACCTGAAGAACATGAGGTCACCGATCGCGACCATCCGCACGGACTCGGCggtcaacag GATAAGCGTGTCAGTGAACCAAAGAATCATAGCTCTTCCTCACGACAATCGGCAAGTCCGGCTGTTTGACATGTCTGGAGTGCGGCTGGCTCGGCTCCCACGCAGCAAcagacag GGCCACCGGCGCATGGTGTGCTGCTCCGCCTGGTGCGAGGACAACGCCTCCTGCAACCTGTTCAGCTGCGGCTTTGACCGGCAGGCCATCGGCTGGAACATCAACATCCCGGCCCTGCTGCAGGAGAAGTGA
- the LOC134037007 gene encoding WD repeat-containing protein 37 isoform X1 encodes MPVESGSSAAARQAKQKRKSHSLSIRRTNSTEQERTGLQRDMLEGQSSENLETYLRMEDSKLPLSLRSNLLDLFGQIEREFENLYIENIELRREIETLNDRLTAEGQTIEGGDLTKGALKAKASHSTSQLSQKLKTTYKASTSKIVSSFKATTSRAVCQLVKEYVGHRDGIWDLSVTRTQPVVLGTASADHTAMLWSIETGKCLLKYVGHQGSVNSIKFHPTEQMALTASGDQTAHIWRYMVQLPTPQPVADISVPCEDDIDFSDKDEAEGDAEGPNECPSVRVAVTTLRSHQGVVIAADWLVGGKQVVTASWDRAANLYDVETSELVHTLTGHDQELTHCCTHPTQRLVVTSSRDTTFRLWDFRDPSIHSVNVFQGHTDTVTSAVFTVGDNVVSGSDDRTVKVWDLKNMRSPIATIRTDSAVNRISVSVNQRIIALPHDNRQVRLFDMSGVRLARLPRSNRQGHRRMVCCSAWCEDNASCNLFSCGFDRQAIGWNINIPALLQEK; translated from the exons atgCCTGTAGAAAGTGGAAGCAGTGCTGCCGCCCGTCAGGCCAAACAGAAGCGCAAGTCCCACAGCCTGTCCATCCGCAGGACCAACAGCACCGAGCAGGAACGCACAGGCTTGCAGAGAGACATGCTGGAGGGACAG TCTTCAGAAAATCTGGAAACCTACTTGAGGATGGAG GATTCCAAACTGCCCTTGTCATTGAGGAGCAATCTTCTGGACCTGTTTGGCCAGATTGAGAGGGAGTTTGAAAACCTCTACATTGAAAACATTGAGT TGCGCAGAGAGATCGAAACCCTCAATGATCGCTTAACGGCTGAAGGTCAAACCATTGAAGGGGGAGACCTCACCAAGGGAGCCCTTAAAGCAAAAG CGAGTCATAGCACAAGCCAACTGTCTCAAAAACTGAAGACCACCTACAAGGCTTCTACAAGCAAG ATTGTGTCCAGTTTCAAAGCCACCACATCCAGGGCCGTGTGCCAGTTGGTGAAGGAGTACGTGGGCCACAGGGATGGCATCTGGGACCTGAGTGTCACCAGGACCCAGCCCGTGGTGCTGGGGACCGCATCAGCAG ATCACACTGCTATGCTGTGGAGCATTGAGACGGGGAAATGCCTGCTCAAATACGTGGGTCACCAGGGATCAG TCAACTCTATAAAGTTCCATCCCACTGAGCAGATGGCTCTTACAG CCTCTGGTGACCAGACGGCCCATATCTGGAGATACATGGTGCAGCTACCCACCCCTCAGCCTGTTGCAGACATCAGT GTGCCCTGCGAGGACGACATCGACTTCTCGGACAAGGACGAGGCGGAGGGAGACGCCGAGGGCCCTAACGAGTGTCCGTCTGTGCGCGTGGCCGTGACCACCCTCAGGAGCCACCAGGGCGTGGTCATCGCCGCCGACTGGCTGGTGGGGGGCAAGCAGGTGGTCACTGCCTCCTGGGACCGCGCTGCCAATCTCTACGACGTGGAGACGTCCGAGCTGGTCCACACGCTGACCG gccatGACCAGGAGCTGACTCACTGCTGCACCCACCCTACCCAGCGCCTCGTGGTCACCTCGTCCAGAGACACCACCTTCCGTCTGTGGGACTTCAGAGACCCCTCCATCCACTCTGTCAACGTGTTCCAGGGACACACCGA CACGGTGACGTCAGCGGTCTTCACCGTGGGCGACAACGTGGTGTCGGGGAGCGACGATCGCACGGTCAAAGTGTGGGACCTGAAGAACATGAGGTCACCGATCGCGACCATCCGCACGGACTCGGCggtcaacag GATAAGCGTGTCAGTGAACCAAAGAATCATAGCTCTTCCTCACGACAATCGGCAAGTCCGGCTGTTTGACATGTCTGGAGTGCGGCTGGCTCGGCTCCCACGCAGCAAcagacag GGCCACCGGCGCATGGTGTGCTGCTCCGCCTGGTGCGAGGACAACGCCTCCTGCAACCTGTTCAGCTGCGGCTTTGACCGGCAGGCCATCGGCTGGAACATCAACATCCCGGCCCTGCTGCAGGAGAAGTGA
- the LOC134037002 gene encoding double-stranded RNA-specific editase B2-like, which translates to MSVDLQNNSQPEKTSDCGLKSKFKRRRRRRCIRKEGVSMVSSFVDLKRESEPWRPSTEDGDNSSSSSLEVKENRDSRNHTERSTPSKQTTTIHKAFQRAGTRGLKRKQPLVEGKDRHLYQLQLTSKRTAWSVSQKNALVQLNELQPGLQYEIVSQTGPVHAPVFAISVEVNSLRFEGRGPTKKQAKMRAAELALRSFIQFPNATQAHLTMGNLTNTTSDFTSDLAEVASTLFQEFDPSTQKDYCTTGVKESVSTVYDHGRLMCFSLDLMASADPKRQSFGSTIMGQLSPVAILNDLHPGLRYVCLTERVQGRPIRSFVMAVRVRGRVFEGCGRSKKQARAQAAEAALQQLFNVSLGRCRNSFGQAAYGTKSSQLPQCFAEQVFHMVREKYYELSDRCSSTSHTHHKVLAGIVMTRGFDWRQAQVVALGTGTKCLSSGNSSDQGLAVWDAHAEVITRRAFVRFLYSQLELLLGERRDDMEASVFIRGPGPGYRLRDGVLFHMYVSSSPCGDARLNCPYELTATQPCSHRLVRNFHCHLRMKMEVGEGTLPVSVRRPNQRWDNALVDQTLVTMSCTDKMARWNVLGLQGSLVSHFVEPVYLHSLTVGSLCHTGHLGRAMVRRLGHVTHLPCPYRRTHLLLGCLSSSEGRQPGKALPSSMNWSWGDGELEVVSSSTGRKEDSWVPSRLCKHSLFTRWQRLHYQLKRGEFGVENKTYLEVKMAAKTYQKARQKFVLSLQDSGLGTWVRKPPGQEDFQISV; encoded by the exons ATGTCTGTGGACCTTCAAAACAATAGCCAACCTGAGAAAACTTCAGACTGTGGTCTAAAGAGCAAGTTCAAAAGGAGACGAAGGAGAAGGTGTATTAGGAAAG AAGGAGTCAGCATGGTATCATCCTTTGTAGATCTGAAGAGGGAAAGTGAACCTTGGAGACCATCAACAGAAGATGGGGACAATTCAA GTTCCAGCAGCTTGGAGGTAAAGGAAAATCGGGATAGCAGAAACCACACTGAGCGTTCCACACcatcaaaacaaacaacaaccatACACAAAGCCTTCCAGAGAGCCGGGACACGAGGTCTGAAGAGAAAGCAGCCTTTGGTGGAGGGCAAAGACAGGCACCTCTACCAACTCCAACTGACCTCTAAGCGAACAGCCTGGTCAGTTAGTCAGAAGAATGCCCTGGTGCAGCTAAATGAGCTTCAACCAGGTCTTCAGTATGAGATAGTATCCCAAACAGGACCAGTGCATGCACCTGTGTTTGCCATAAGTGTTGAGGTCAATAGCCTGAGGTTCGAGGGGCGAGGACCAACCAAAAAGCAGGCTAAGATGAGGGCGGCAGAGCTGGCCCTTCGCTCCTTCATTCAGTTCCCCAACGCCACCCAGGCTCATTTGACCATGGGCAACCTCACCAACACCACTTCAGACTTCACCTCCGACCTTGCGGAAGTAGCCAGTACCCTTTTCCAGGAGTTTGATCCATCCACACAAAAGGACTATTGCACGACAGGTGTAAAAGAATCAGTTTCTACAGTGTATGACCATGGAAGACTAATGTGTTTCTCTCTGGATTTAATGGCCTCAGCGGACCCAAAAAGGCAAAGCTTTGGCTCTACCATCATGGGGCAACTGAGTCCAGTGGCTATATTAAATGACCTGCATCCAGGGTTGAGGTATGTCTGCCTTACAGAGAGAGTGCAGGGAAGGCCTATTAGGAGTTTTGTGATGGctgtgagagtgagggggagggtgtTTGAAGGATGTGGGCGCAGTAAGAAGCAGGCCAGGGCCCAGGCAGCAGAAGCAGCCTTGCAACAGCTGTTTAATGTCAGCCTGGGGCGGTGCAGAAACTCCTTCGGTCAGGCTGCCTATGGGACGAAGAGCAGTCAGCTACCTCAG TGCTTTGCAGAGCAAGTATTCCACATGGTGAGAGAGAAATACTATGAGCTGTCTGACAGGTGCTCCTCAACCTCGCACACCCATCACAAAGTTCTGGCAGGAATCGTGATGACCAGAG GTTTTGATTGGAGACAAGCCCAAGTTGTGGCCTTGGGGACAGGGACTAAATGTTTAAGTAGCGGGAACAGCAGTGACCAGGGACTGGCTGTCTGGGATGCCCATGCTGAGGTTATTACCCGGCGAGCCTTTGTTCGCTTCCTCTACTCTCAACTGGAACTTCTCCTGGG TGAAAGGAGAGACGACATGGAGGCGTCCGTCTTCATCCGAGGCCCTGGCCCTGGGTACCGCCTGAGAGACGGCGTCCTCTTCCACATGTACGTCAGCTCATCCCCCTGCGGAGACGCTCGCCTCAACTGCCCCTACGAGCTCACGGCTACCC AACCCTGCAGCCACCGATTGGTAAGGAACTTCCACTGCCATCTCAGGATGAAGATGGAGGTGGGCGAGGGCACACTTCCTGTAAGTGTGAGGCGGCCCAATCAGAGATGGGACAACGCACTGGTGGACCAAACTCTTGTTACCATGTCCTGCACTGACAAAATGGCCAG GTGGAACGTTCTAGGTCTTCAGGGTTCCCTCGTGTCTCACTTTGTGGAGCCGGTGTACCTCCACAGCCTGACGGTGGGCAGTCTGTGTCACACTGGTCACCTGGGCAGGGCCATGGTGCGGCGGCTCGGCCATGTCACCCACCTGCCTTGCCCCTACAGACGCACCCACCTGCTCCTGGGCT GCCTCAGTAGCAGTGAGGGCCGCCAGCCAGGGAAGGCCCTGCCTTCCAGTATGAACTGGAGCTGGGGTGATGGAGAGCTGGAGGTGGTCAGCAGCTCCACAGGAAGAAAGGAAGACTCATGGGTGCCATCTCGGCTCTGCAAGCACTCCCTCTTCACTCGTTGGCAGAGACTACATTACCAG ctgaagagaggagagtttgGTGTGGAGAACAAGACGTACTTGGAAGTCAAGATGGCCGCTAAGACCTATCAGAAAGCCAGGCAGAAGTTTGTCCTCTCTCTACAGGACTCGGGGCTGGGAACCTGGGTTAGGAAACCACCAGGCCAGGAGGACTTCCagatcagtgtgtga